In one window of Amblyomma americanum isolate KBUSLIRL-KWMA chromosome 9, ASM5285725v1, whole genome shotgun sequence DNA:
- the LOC144104942 gene encoding actinia tenebrosa protease inhibitors-like has product MIINVPVRTGQNTGSIMAIWKPFLLLGLLALCSARRPTPYDSRCRSSRPALQNDCYHRSYVFDRSTRQCSWTCGRGPFVTKTQCDSVCRSAAVCAAPRPFTQCQGKAFPVYYLNNMTGKCHLDMGCSYRGNNFPTLGECQRTCKAGK; this is encoded by the exons ATGATTATAAATGTTCCAGTGCGGACAGGGCAAAACACAGGTTCGATCATGGCCATCTGGAAGCCGTTTCTGTTGCTTGGTCTATTGGCCCTATGCAGCGCCCGGAGGCCAACACCATACG ATTCACGATGCAGATCAAGCCGCCCAGCACTACAAAATGATTGTTATCACCGCAGCTACGTATTCGACCGTTCTACCAGACAGTGTTCTTGGACATGCGGGCGAGGCCCGTTTGTAACCAAAACACAGTGCGATTCAGTCTGTCGAAGTG CGGCCGTCTGCGCTGCACCCAGACCATTTACTCAATGCCAGGGCAAGGCATTTCCTGTATACTATCTGAATAATATGACCGGCAAGTGCCACTTAGATATGGGCTGCAGCTACAGAGGAAACAACTTTCCAACCTTAGGCGAATGCCAGCGCACGTGCAAAGCAG GAAAATAA